The nucleotide sequence GGTCAAAGCGGTTCTATCATCATCTACAATAAGAACTTTATATTTTTTTGCAGAGAATACTTCCTGAAGATTTTTTCTTGTACCATAAATACGATTGATTTCTGTACGACGTATCAGTGATTTTATTTTCAGAATCAGCTCATCAACATTGAATGGTTTTGTAATAAAATCATCTCCACCAACTTCAAGAGCTTTTGATTTGTCTTCGAGTGTGTTTTTTGCTGTAACAAATACAAAAGGGATAGAACGGTAATTTTCATTTTCACGAACAAGTTTGCAGAATGTAAATCCATCCATCTTATCCATCATAATATCACATAAAACCAATTCGATTTTATTATTCTTTAACTGAGTAAATCCTTCGTCAGTATTTGCGGCAAGATAAACTTTGTAATTATTAAGATTCAGATGATGGGAAATCAGTTTGCGGATGGTTATATCGTCATCAATTACCAGGATCGACTTTTTATCATTAAAACTCATTTGACGTATAACCTGTTCGTTAATTTTGAATTTACTTTCTTTAGACAGCAGCTTTTTATCAGCATTCCAACATTCCAAAACTTACGGATGAGAATTAAAGTATGTCTGTTGGGAGGATTTTAATCTAGGAATACAGTTTCAGCTTTCAATGCCATATTTTTCCATTAAGCGATAAATAGTGGCTCTCCCAAGTTGAAGTTTTCTTGCTGCTTCAACTATGTTGCCGCCGGTTACTTTCAGTGCGTGCCTGATCGATTTTTCTTTTATTTTTTCAAATGGAATAATATTATCGTCTGAAAACATAACGCTTTGCTGATCCACAACTGCGGAAGTATCAGCAGCACGTATATGCTGAGGTAAATCGTCCACATCAAGTTGATCTTTATCCGAGATAATCATGCAGCGTTCTATTGTATTTTCCATCTCTCTCACATTTCCCGGCCAGTCATATTCGTAAATAAGTTTCAAGGCTTTCTTGGTAAAGCCTTTAACGTTTCTCTGAAGTTTTTTATTAAATTCATCAACAAAGAATTCAGTAAGTACAAGAATATCTGCTCTTCTCTGCCTTATTGGTGGAATGAATATAGGAAATGAGTTTAATCTGTAAAACAAATCTTCACGAAACTGTTTTTGTTCAACGGCATGTTTTAAATCTCTGTTCGTAGCTGAAATTATCCGGACATTAGTTCTTATTAATTCCGTACCACCAACACGTTCGAATTCTCTTTGCTGGATCACTCTTAAAAGTTTTGCCTGCAGCATCATCTCAAGTTCGCCGACTTCATCGAGAAATATTGTACCGTCCTTTGCATACTCAAACTTTCCGAGTTTTCTTTGATGAGCTCCGGTGAATGATCCTTTTTCATGTCCAAACAATTCACTTTCAAGCAGTTCTCTTGGAATGGATGCACAGTTGACAACAACAAATGGTTTATCTTTTCGTCTTCCGTTATAATGTATCGCCCTGGCAATGAGTTCTTTTCCTGTTCCGCTTTCACCATAAATCAGAACTGTGATGTCATTATCGAGAACTTTTGAAACAAGTTTGAATACATCCTGCATTTTTCCATCAGCGGAAATAATATTATCAAAGCTGTATTCTTTTTTAACATTCTCTTTAAGATTCTGAAGTTCTTTTACAAGATCATAATTACGAATTGCATTTTTAACTGCTAACTCAAGTTTTTGCTGATCAATTGGTTTAGCAAAATAATCGAATGCTCCATACTTTATCGAGTCAACAGCAACATCAATTCTTCCCTGTGCAGAGAGCATTATGATCGGCAGATGTTCATCAATTTGTTTTATTCTTCTTAATGTTTCAATACCATCTAAACCCGGTAACATTATATCAAGTAAAATCAAATCAGGTTTGGAGCTCATCTTCTTAAACATTGATTCACTGTTCGGGAAAACTTCAACTTCATAACCCCATTTATCTTTTACCCAGAAGGATAAAAGCTTAGATATGGATTGTTCATCATCAACTATGAATATGAGTTTATTCAAAATTTACCTCATTTTTCTCAATTTTACTTCTTTTGGGCAATTTTACCAAAAAAGTGGTTCCACTTCCGGCTTCACTTTGAACTGTTATTAAACCTTTATGTAAATCGATTATTTGTTTTACAAAAACCAAGCCAACACCTGTGCTCGGGATATCACTGACTCCTCTGCTAACTTTGAAAAATCGTTGAAAAATATATGGTTGATCGA is from Ignavibacteriota bacterium and encodes:
- a CDS encoding sigma-54-dependent Fis family transcriptional regulator; this encodes MNKLIFIVDDEQSISKLLSFWVKDKWGYEVEVFPNSESMFKKMSSKPDLILLDIMLPGLDGIETLRRIKQIDEHLPIIMLSAQGRIDVAVDSIKYGAFDYFAKPIDQQKLELAVKNAIRNYDLVKELQNLKENVKKEYSFDNIISADGKMQDVFKLVSKVLDNDITVLIYGESGTGKELIARAIHYNGRRKDKPFVVVNCASIPRELLESELFGHEKGSFTGAHQRKLGKFEYAKDGTIFLDEVGELEMMLQAKLLRVIQQREFERVGGTELIRTNVRIISATNRDLKHAVEQKQFREDLFYRLNSFPIFIPPIRQRRADILVLTEFFVDEFNKKLQRNVKGFTKKALKLIYEYDWPGNVREMENTIERCMIISDKDQLDVDDLPQHIRAADTSAVVDQQSVMFSDDNIIPFEKIKEKSIRHALKVTGGNIVEAARKLQLGRATIYRLMEKYGIES